The Podospora pseudocomata strain CBS 415.72m chromosome 3, whole genome shotgun sequence genome window below encodes:
- the UBA1 gene encoding E1 ubiquitin-activating protein (COG:O; EggNog:ENOG503NURC; BUSCO:EOG09260ERO) — protein sequence MTDKKLPEEVDLVTRMQVDESVVGTTEIDESLYSRQLYVLGHEAMKRMGASNVLIVGQKGLGVEIAKNIALAGVKSVSLFDPAPVAIADLSSNFFLHPEDVGKPRDQVVAPRVAELNAYTPVHIHQSDSLGENLSQFDKYQVVVLTNTPQHLKVLVGDYCHEKGIYFIAAETAGLFANIFCDFGNNFTVLDSSGENPVSGIVAGIDEEGLVSALDETRHGLEDGDYVTFTEVEGMEGLNGAEPRKVTVRGPYTFSIGDVSGLGQYKRGGLYQQVKMPKFISFKSISAALKEPEFVISDFAKFDRPQQLHIGFQAVHAFAQTHGRLPRPMNDEDALVVISSAKQFAQAEGIEVEWDEKLLKELSYQATGDLNPMAAFFGGLAAQEVLKAVSGKFNPVQQFMYFDSLESLPTSVARTEELCQPTGARYDGQIAVFGREFQDKVANVRQFLVGAGAIGCEMLKNWAMIGLGTGPRGKITVTDMDSIEKSNLNRQFLFRPKDVGQMKSDCAARAVQAMNPELVGHIVTLKDRVSPETEHIFNEDFWNDLDGVTNALDNVEARTYVDRRCVFFHKPLLESGTLGTKGNTQVVLPKITESYSSSQDPPEQSFPMCTLRSFPNKIEHTIAWARELFESSFVKPAETANLYLTQPNYLETTLKQGGNEKATLEMLLDYLKNDRALTFEDCVQWGRMLFEKQYNNAIQQLLYNFPKDSVSSTGTPFWSGPKRAPDPLKFDVNNPTHYSFIVAATNLHAFNYNINVKDKTRQDYIQALESMIVPDFSPDSNVKIQADEKEPDPNAGAAFDDEAELSNLIKQLPDPKSLAGFKLTPVEFEKDDDTNHHIDFITAASNLRADNYKIEQADRHKTKFIAGKIIPAIATTTALVTGLVILELFKIIDGKDDIEQYKNGFINLALPFFGFSEPIASPKVEYTGPDGKVTFDKIWDRFEFNDVTLQELIDDFKSRGLEISMVSSGVSLLYASFFPPAKRKDKYPMKLSELVETVSKKKIPEHQKELIFDVVTEDADGEDVEVPYIKVKIR from the exons ATGACT GACAAGAAGCTCCCCGAGGAGGTCGACCTCGTCACCCGAATGCAGGTTGACGAGTCGGTCGTGGGCACCACCGAAATCGACGAGTCGCTCTACAGCCGACAGCTCTATGTCTTGGGCCACGAGGCCATGAAGCGCATGGGCGCTTCCAACGTCCTCATCGTTGGTCAAAAGGGCCTCGGTGTCGAAATCGCAAAGAACATCGCCCTCGCCGGTGTGAAGAGCGTCTCCCTCTTCGATCCCGCCCCCGTCGCTATCGCAGACCTCTCTTCTAACTTCTTCCTGCATCCCGAAGACGTCGGCAAGCCTCGCGACCAGGTCGTGGCCCCACGTGTCGCCGAGCTCAACGCCTACACACCAGTTCACATTCACCAATCTGATAGTCTTGGCGAGAACCTGTCGCAGTTTGACAAGTACCAGGTCGTGGTTCTAACAAATACGCCCCAGCACCTCAAGGTCCTCGTCGGCGACTACTGCCACGAGAAGGGCATCTACTTTATCGCCGCCGAGACAGCCGGCCTGTTCGCCAACATCTTTTGCGATTTCGGCAACAACTTCACCGTGCTCGACTCCAGTGGCGAGAACCCCGTCAGTGGTATAGTGGCAGGCATCGACGAAGAGGGTCTGGTCTCTGCCCTCGATGAGACGCGGCACGggctggaggatggcgacTACGTGACGTTTACCGAGGTGGAGGGTATGGAGGGTCTCAACGGTGCCGAGCCCCGAAAGGTCACGGTCAGGGGCCCATACACCTTTTCCATCGGTGACGTGTCAGGTCTCGGACAGTACAAGCGCGGAGGTCTCTATCAGCAGGTCAAGATGCCCAAGTTCATCAGCTTCAAGAGCATTTCTGCTGCCTTGAAAGAGCCTGAATTTGTCATCTCTGATTTTGCCAAGTTTGATCGCCCACAACAGCTTCACATCGGGTTCCAAGCCGTGCATGCCTTTGCCCAGACCCATGGTCGTCTTCCCCGGCCCATGAACGATGAGGATGCGCTTGTCGTGATCAGCTCGGCCAAGCAGTTCGCCCAAGCCGAGGGAATCGAGGTGGAGTGGGATGAGAAGCTCCTGAAGGAGCTCAGCTACCAGGCTACTGGTGACCTGAACCCAATGGCCGCCTTCTTCGGCGGTCTCGCGGCTCAAGAAGTGCTCAAGGCTGTGTCTGGAAAGTTCAACCCCGTGCAGCAGTTCATGTACTTTGACTCGCTTGAATCACTCCCAACGAGTGTTGCCCGCACCGAGGAGCTTTGCCAGCCCACCGGTGCTCGCTATGATGGCCAAATTGCCGTCTTTGGCCGCGAGTTCCAAGACAAGGTCGCCAACGTCAGACAGTTCCTCGTCGGTGCCGGTGCTATCGGCTGCGAAATGCTCAAGAACTGGGCCATGATCGGTCTCGGAACCGGTCCTCGCGGCAAGATCACTGTTACCGACATGGATTCCATCGAGAAGAGCAACCTCAACAGGCAGTTCCTCTTCAGGCCCAAGGATGTTGGCCAGATGAAGAGCGACTGTGCCGCCAGGGCAGTTCAGGCGATGAACCCTGAATTGGTCGGCCACATCGTCACCCTGAAGGACCGTGTCAGCCCCGAGACAGAGCACATCTTTAACGAGGATTTCTGGAACGACTTGGACGGTGTTACCAATGCGCTCGACAACGTTGAGGCGAGAACATATGTCGACAGGAGATGCGTCTTCTTCCACAAGCCTCTGCTGGAGAGCGGTACTCTTGGTACCAAGGGCAACACCCAGGTCGTCCTTCCCAAGATCACCGAGTCATACTCATCCTCTCAGGATCCCCCCGAGCAGTCCTTCCCCATGTGCACTCTGCGCAGTTTCCCCAACAAGATCGAGCACACCATTGCGTGGGCTCGTGAGTTGTTTGAGAGCTCGTTTGTCAAGCCTGCCGAGACAGCCAACCTCTATCTTACCCAGCCCAACTACCTCGAGACCACTCTGAAGCAGGGCGGCAACGAGAAGGCCACCCTCGAGATGCTCCTCGACTACCTCAAGAATGACCGGGCTCTCACCTTTGAGGACTGCGTTCAGTGGGGCCGCATGCTGTTCGAGAAGCAATACAACAATGCTATTCAGCAGCTGCTCTACAACTTCCCCAAGGACTCTGTCTCGTCTACCGGCACCCCATTCTGGTCTGGGCCGAAGCGCGCGCCTGATCCGTTGAAGTTTGATGTGAACAATCCCACTCACTACAGCTTCATCGTGGCGGCGACCAACCTGCATGCCTTCAACTACAATATCAatgtcaaggacaagacaaGGCAGGATTACATCCAGGCCTTGGAGTCGATGATTGTTCCCGACTTTTCTCCTGATTCCAACGTCAAGATTCAGGCCGACGAGAAGGAGCCT GATCCGAACGCCGGCGCTGcctttgatgatgaagctGAGCTGAGCAATCTGATCAAGCAGCTTCCCGATCCCAAGTCCCTTGCCGGCTTCAAGCTCACTCCTGtcgagtttgagaaggatgatgatACTAACCACCACATTGACTTCATCACGGCTGCCAGCAACCTGCGTGCCGACAACTACAAGATCGAGCAGGCCGATAGGCACAAGACCAAGTTCATCGCCGGCAAGATCATTcccgccatcgccaccacTACGGCGTTGGTCACCGGCCTGGTCATCCTTGAGCTGTTCAAGATCATCGACGGCAAGGACGACATCGAGCAGTACAAGAACGGCTTCATCAACTTGGCCCTGCCCTTTTTTGGCTTCAGCGAGCCGATTGCCAGCCCCAAGGTTGAGTACACGGGTCCCGACGGCAAGGTGACGTTTGACAAGATCTGGGACCGCTTCGAGTTCAATGATGTCACGCTGCAAGAGTTGATCGATGACTTCAAGTCCCGTGGCCTGGAGATCTCGATGGTGAGCTCAGGCGTGAGCTTGCTGTACGCGTCCTTCTTCCCGCCTGCGAAGAGAAAGGACAAGTATCCGATGAAGTTGAGCGAGCTGGTCGAGACGgtgagcaagaagaagattccCGAGCATCAGAAGGAGCTGATCTTTGATGTGGTGACGGAGGATGCggacggggaggatgtggaggtgCCGTACATCAAGGTGAAGATTAGGTAG
- the FKR3 gene encoding FK506-binding protein 1B (COG:O; EggNog:ENOG503P4BA), protein MPHSCPSFSELVTTTFDSNTLHPPTTPTTPQINSIMGVTRITHVHGTGPSPAPGQTVVIEYTGWLKDASQPENKGQEFDSSVGRGDFSTQIGIGKLIRGWDEAVLDMRVGERATLDITSDYGYGEKGFRGHIPPNADLIFDVYLKAVQ, encoded by the exons ATGCCACACTCTTGTCCGTCCTTTTCCGAGCTCGTTACGACTACCTTTGACTCTAACACTCTACatcctccaacaactccaacaaccccacagATCAACAGCATCATGGGCGTCACAAGAATAACCCATGTCCACGGGACCGGACCTTCACCTGCCCCTGGACAAACAGTCGTCATCGAGTACACTGGCTGGTTGAAAGACGCCAGCCAACCAGAAAACAAGGGCCAGGA GTTTGACTCCTCCGTCGGTCGAGGAGACTTTTCCACTCAGATCGGGATCGGGAAACTGATTAGAG GTTGGGATGAGGCGGTCCTCGAcatgagggttggggagagaGCGACGCTTGATATCACCAGCGACTATGGCTATGGCGAAAA AGGATTCCGCGGCCACATCCCACCCAATGCGGATCTGATCTT TGACGTCTATCTAAAAGCCGTTCAGTGA
- the MSB2 gene encoding multicopy suppressor of a budding defect (EggNog:ENOG503P216; COG:S) has translation MRTASVLVAALVAASSAAAEVATKPRIYFPRHVKRQFGNSTSSSTLDPELSGSTALTESVRTTVVITSVPVATVTITPTSTTTPDPLDDEEEEEEEEEPIVIVPSGIVTSSTSTSVSASESSSESVTESATDSATVASSTPVDEETTTSTPTEEEPTVTPTASATSSQTDPEETETASEEPEETPTPTPTPSVGPTAPFSSSSSSVDPEPTASSTDEPEPPVTTSSEPERPVTTSSTEPEPPVTTSTEPEPPVTTSTEPEPPVTSSTEPEPPVTTSSTEPEPPITTTEPEPPVTTSTDPELPIITTNSTLPEPPITTSTLPEPPISTDVDLPIITTNSTLPEPPTTTTGLDPGPTDPVTDDPTTSVTDPVTDGPSSVTTTDGPVITPDPVTDNSTTTEPPITDPPPSDTTTAPTTIPTDDPGSISTPGFGNTTSSITEPTGGSSEPVTEPTTVIDTTSVPTGIVSTPGASNITSIPITSEPASEPATPGPTTVPSTSERVTSIGVIGSTTQSAPWLPTTIIVAPTPSTTASGAIPTTASGIPTTFPKAIQPENGNDVVPQDTDLIQIGFREGYNYPFLVSENKAAAQIFKYLPKALAEAGQFDMSKVQVKRLVPLDTQSSLGYITACAIVTYPRSMIDALSADIKSPNAPLYRNPDILVYNLTMQINPAIPIEYGSVYEGEGIGGVPGGGVPGGGGSGGDPFGTGGDTNNPTGSQRGTTAAIAGGAVAVAAAYGVVMFVIARRYKRKKQLHRRASSISNPSDMRETPRGGSPALMGGALLSRDFTGYGAVVAGGSGSGSTGQPGGRDSHGSGRSGAGNSGRFISAPVAAENSLGWN, from the coding sequence ATGAGGACAGCATCGGTTTTGGTGGCGGCCTTGGTGGCGGCCTCGTCGGCAGCTGCCGAAGTCGCGACAAAACCCAGGATCTACTTCCCGCGACATGTGAAGAGGCAGTTTGGGAATTCGACATCATCTAGCACGCTTGACCCCGAGTTGAGCGGGTCAACCGCTCTGACGGAGAGCGTGAGGACAACAGTTGTGATTACTTCGGTTCCTGTCGCCACTGTCACCATCACACCGACATCGACCACGACCCCAGATCCcctcgatgatgaagaggaggaggaggaggaggaggagcctaTCGTCATTGTGCCCAGTGGTATTGTCACCAGCAGCACGTCCACCTCTGTTAGCGCGTCAGAGTCTTCGTCGGAATCTGTGACTGAGTCTGCGACGGATTCGGCCACGGTTGCGTCGTCAACTccggtggatgaggagaccaccacctctaCGCCGACTGAGGAGGAACCTACAGTGACTCCGACTGCGTCCGCGACAAGCTCGCAGACTGACCCCGAAGAGACGGAAACCGCCAGCGAGGAGCCCGAGGAGACCCCTACGCCTACTCCTACTCCCAGCGTCGGGCCGACCGCTCccttcagcagcagcagcagcagcgtcgATCCCGAGCCCACCGCGTCGTCTACTGACGAACCGGAGCCTCCGGTCACAACCAGCTCTGAGCCCGAACGCCCGGTGACAACCAGCAGCACTGAACCCGAGCCTccagtcaccaccagcactgAACCCGAGCCCCCGgtcaccaccagcactgAACCTGAGCCCCCggtcaccagcagcaccgagCCCGAGCCTCCAGtgaccaccagcagcaccgaaCCAGAGCCTCCAATCACTACCACCGAGCCCGAGCCACCCGTTACTACCAGCACCGACCCCGAGCTTCCGattatcaccaccaacagcacctTGCCGGAGCCACCAATCACGACCAGCACCTTACCTGAGCCTCCGATCAGCACCGATGTCGACCTACCGATCATCACTACCAACAGCACTTTGCCGGAACCCCCCACCACGACGACTGGTCTCGATCCCGGCCCTACCGACCCAGTAACAGATGATCCTACTACTTCCGTCACGGATCCGGTGACGGATGGACCTTCCtctgtcaccaccaccgatgGTCCAGTTATCACCCCGGACCCCGTGACAGACAACAGCACGACTACGGAACCGCCCATCACTGATCCACCGCCGTCAGATACCACTACTGCGCCCACGACTATCCCAACTGACGACCCGGGCTCTATCAGCACCCCGGGATTCGGCAACACCACAAGCTCGATCACGGAGCCAACAGGTGGCTCTTCGGAGCCTGTCACCGAGCCAACAACTGTGATTGATACCACCTCTGTGCCAACTGGAATCGTCTCCACCCCGGGCGccagcaacatcacctcGATCCCCATTACCAGCGAGCCTGCTAGCGAACCTGCAACACCCGGCCCTACCACGGTTCCGTCGACTAGCGAGCGTGTTACCAGCATCGGCGTCATTGGAAGCACCACCCAGTCGGCACCATGGCTTCCCACTACCATTATTGTAGCCCCGACCCCCTCGACGACTGCATCAGGCGCCATTCCCACAACTGCTAGCggcatccccaccaccttccccaagGCTATTCAGCCCGAAAATGGGAACGATGTGGTGCCGCAAGACACCGACTTGATCCAGATTGGCTTCCGTGAGGGATACAACTACCCCTTCCTGGTCAGCGAGAACAAGGCTGCGGCGCAGATCTTCAAGTATCTCCCCAAAGCGCTGGCCGAGGCTGGACAGTTTGACATGTCAAAGGTCCAGGTTAAGAGACTGGTGCCTTTGGACACCCAGAGCTCGCTGGGCTACATCACCGCCTGCGCCATTGTCACGTACCCGAGGTCCATGATCGATGCCTTGTCTGCCGACATCAAGTCCCCCAACGCTCCGCTGTACAGAAACCCCGACATCCTCGTCTACAACCTCACCATGCAGATCAACCCAGCCATCCCCATCGAGTACGGCTCCGTCTACGAGGGTGAGGGGATCGGTGGAGTCCCTGGCGGTGGCGTcccaggcggcggcggcagcggcggcgacCCGTTCGGCACGGGCGgcgacaccaacaacccgaCGGGATCCCAGCGCGGAACCACCGCCGCTATTGCCGGCGGTGCCGTCGCTGTGGCGGCCGCGTACGGTGTTGTCATGTTTGTCATTGCCCGTCGGTACAAGCGCAAGAAGCAGCTTCACCGCCGCGCCAGCTCCATCAGCAACCCATCCGACATGCGGGAGACGCCCCGCGGCGGCAGCCCTGCGCTCATGGGTGGGGCTCTCTTGAGCAGGGACTTTACCGGGTATGGTGCTGTGGTTGCGGGAGGCTCGGGGTCCGGGTCGACGGGGCAGCCGG